A genome region from Thermoanaerobacterium xylanolyticum LX-11 includes the following:
- the spoIIM gene encoding stage II sporulation protein M produces MKYLKEKTSKHIRDNSILYIIILMSFMIGIASGSFTINTLNDVQKENMMKYIKNFYVIISQMKIVPIEIFKQSVLNNFETTFVLWLLGATIIGIPFIFIVIGIRGFLLGFSVGFLINQLKYKGILFTLVAILPQNILALISLFFISATAINFSMYILKNRRFNINDLFSQFVTYTLLVYFAFSLMILSGVFEAYLTPKILYFLKNIIQ; encoded by the coding sequence TTGAAATATTTAAAAGAAAAGACATCTAAACACATTCGAGACAATTCGATATTATATATAATAATTTTAATGTCATTTATGATTGGTATAGCATCTGGTTCTTTTACAATAAATACATTAAATGATGTACAAAAAGAAAATATGATGAAATACATTAAAAATTTTTACGTAATAATTAGCCAGATGAAAATAGTTCCAATTGAAATATTTAAACAATCTGTTTTAAATAATTTTGAAACGACGTTTGTATTGTGGCTTCTTGGAGCAACAATTATTGGAATTCCATTTATATTTATTGTTATTGGCATAAGAGGATTTTTATTAGGTTTTTCAGTTGGTTTTCTGATAAACCAATTGAAATACAAAGGAATTCTCTTTACGTTGGTTGCTATATTGCCTCAGAATATTCTTGCTTTAATTTCATTATTTTTTATTTCAGCAACGGCTATCAATTTTTCGATGTATATATTAAAAAACCGAAGATTCAATATTAATGATTTATTTTCTCAATTTGTAACATATACTTTATTGGTTTATTTTGCATTTTCGCTGATGATACTTAGCGGGGTATTTGAAGCATATCTTACACCTAAAATACTTTATTTTTTAAAAAATATTATACAATAA
- a CDS encoding dodecin family protein: protein MAVVKILNVVGDSTKSWDDAIQNAVAEASKTVNNISGIEVLNQTANVKDGKIVEYKANIQIAFRVDR from the coding sequence ATGGCTGTAGTTAAAATTTTAAATGTCGTAGGAGATTCTACTAAAAGTTGGGATGATGCTATACAAAATGCGGTAGCAGAAGCATCAAAAACTGTAAACAATATATCGGGAATAGAAGTATTAAATCAAACTGCTAACGTAAAAGACGGTAAAATTGTCGAATACAAAGCAAATATTCAAATAGCATTTAGAGTAGACAGATAA
- the sigF gene encoding RNA polymerase sporulation sigma factor SigF, which yields MIDKDNERNEDVNELIRKSKNNDKSSMEKLLKENSGLIWSIVKKFSYRGYEAEDLYQIGCIGFVKAINKFDESYNVKLSTYAVPIIIGEIKRFLRDDGLIKVSRSLKELSNKAYFMKDKLEKELNREPTIQEIASKLDVSAEEVAMAFESTATAEYLYDNSQHNEDDNLLLIEKIGIDEQEYEIEDKLALRMVLKNLNSRERQIIVLRYFKDMTQTEVSKILGISQVQVSRIEKKVLKKLKEQLQEV from the coding sequence ATGATTGATAAAGATAATGAAAGGAATGAAGATGTAAATGAACTTATAAGAAAATCTAAAAATAATGACAAGTCTTCAATGGAGAAGTTGCTGAAAGAAAATAGCGGCCTTATTTGGAGTATAGTGAAGAAATTTTCTTACAGAGGATATGAGGCAGAAGATCTTTATCAGATTGGGTGTATAGGATTTGTAAAAGCCATTAATAAGTTTGATGAATCCTATAATGTGAAATTATCCACGTATGCAGTACCAATCATAATAGGTGAGATAAAAAGGTTTTTGAGAGATGATGGACTTATTAAAGTTAGCCGATCATTAAAAGAATTGTCAAATAAAGCCTATTTTATGAAAGACAAATTGGAAAAGGAATTAAATAGAGAACCGACAATTCAAGAAATTGCATCAAAGCTTGATGTTTCAGCAGAAGAAGTTGCGATGGCGTTTGAATCTACTGCCACTGCTGAATATCTATATGATAATTCTCAGCACAATGAAGATGATAATTTACTTTTGATAGAAAAGATAGGAATCGATGAACAAGAATATGAAATTGAAGATAAGTTGGCTTTAAGAATGGTTTTAAAAAACTTAAATTCTCGTGAAAGACAGATAATCGTTTTGCGGTATTTTAAAGATATGACACAGACAGAGGTATCGAAAATCTTAGGCATATCACAAGTGCAAGTATCAAGAATTGAAAAGAAAGTTTTAAAAAAACTAAAAGAACAGTTACAAGAAGTGTAA
- a CDS encoding D-alanyl-D-alanine carboxypeptidase family protein, with protein MLKKTLLFTLIFVLICSVLLENFAYADNFNLKSKSAILMDANTGKVLYEKNSHEELPPASVTKVMTMLLVIEALDSGKIKTTDKVVTSEHAYDMGGTQIYLEVGEEMTVDDLLKSVAMNSANDASVALAEYISGSEEKFVEEMNKRAKELGAKNTNFKNASGLPEDGHYTSVYDMALISRELVKHKNVFKYLTDKIDSVRNGKFSLANTNKLLWNYQGADGIKTGSTSEALYCLSATAKRGDTRFIAVVFGAPDSATRFKEASKLLDYGFANFETKKVVEAGKVYGNIKVLKGQQDYVNAISQNDEYILLKKGESKNIKQIVSLNKYVDAPVKAGSEIGTVKIYDGNNLIKTVSLIADKSVKRTNLINTFEKIYKSWVKNTKSL; from the coding sequence ATGTTGAAAAAAACATTATTATTTACATTGATATTTGTGCTTATATGTTCAGTGCTATTAGAAAATTTTGCATATGCTGATAATTTTAATCTCAAGTCAAAATCTGCAATTCTTATGGACGCTAATACAGGTAAAGTTCTATATGAAAAAAATAGCCATGAAGAGCTACCTCCTGCCAGTGTTACGAAAGTAATGACCATGCTTTTAGTTATTGAAGCATTGGATTCTGGTAAAATTAAGACTACTGACAAAGTTGTGACAAGCGAACATGCTTATGATATGGGTGGTACACAAATTTATTTAGAGGTTGGCGAAGAAATGACTGTAGATGATCTGTTGAAATCTGTCGCAATGAATTCTGCAAATGATGCTTCAGTCGCGTTGGCTGAATATATTTCAGGTAGTGAAGAAAAATTTGTAGAAGAAATGAACAAAAGAGCCAAAGAACTAGGTGCCAAAAATACAAATTTTAAGAATGCTTCGGGGTTACCTGAAGATGGACACTATACCTCGGTTTATGATATGGCGCTAATATCCAGAGAACTTGTTAAACATAAAAATGTATTTAAATATTTAACTGATAAAATTGATTCTGTTAGAAATGGTAAATTCAGCTTGGCTAATACTAATAAGCTTCTCTGGAATTATCAAGGCGCAGATGGAATAAAAACAGGATCTACTTCAGAAGCATTGTACTGTTTATCTGCGACTGCCAAAAGAGGCGATACAAGGTTTATAGCAGTGGTATTCGGAGCACCAGATTCCGCTACTCGTTTCAAAGAAGCTTCAAAATTATTAGATTATGGTTTTGCTAATTTTGAAACAAAAAAAGTTGTTGAAGCAGGCAAAGTATATGGTAATATAAAAGTTTTAAAAGGCCAACAAGATTACGTAAATGCTATTTCCCAAAATGATGAATATATTTTATTGAAAAAAGGTGAATCTAAGAATATAAAGCAAATAGTAAGCTTAAATAAATATGTTGATGCACCTGTGAAAGCAGGTTCAGAAATAGGAACAGTGAAAATATACGACGGAAATAATCTTATAAAGACAGTATCGTTAATAGCTGATAAAAGTGTTAAAAGAACAAATTTAATAAATACTTTTGAAAAAATCTATAAATCGTGGGTAAAAAATACTAAAAGCTTATAA
- the spoIIAB gene encoding anti-sigma F factor, giving the protein MSYSNKMELKFLSKSQNESFARTVIAAFAAQLDPTVEEIADIKTAVSEAVTNSIIHGYEGKIDYIMLKAEIEGNKLTVEVIDNGVGIEDIEKAMEPLYTTKPDEDRSGMGFTVMQTFMDELVVESEKGKGTKVRMTKYINSGK; this is encoded by the coding sequence ATGAGTTATTCAAATAAAATGGAATTGAAATTTTTAAGCAAGTCTCAAAATGAGTCTTTTGCACGGACCGTTATTGCTGCTTTTGCAGCTCAATTAGATCCAACTGTAGAGGAAATAGCAGATATCAAGACAGCAGTATCTGAAGCTGTTACAAATTCTATAATTCACGGTTATGAAGGTAAAATTGATTATATAATGTTAAAAGCAGAGATAGAAGGGAACAAGTTAACAGTCGAAGTTATTGACAATGGTGTTGGAATAGAGGACATTGAAAAAGCGATGGAACCTTTATATACTACAAAACCTGATGAAGATAGATCAGGAATGGGCTTTACTGTTATGCAGACTTTTATGGATGAATTGGTTGTTGAATCTGAAAAAGGAAAAGGTACTAAGGTTAGAATGACCAAATACATCAATTCAGGTAAATGA
- a CDS encoding site-specific tyrosine recombinase, which produces MGSIVQAFIDFLKNEKKLSDNTVESYKRDITQFIGYLKENNIEYYDVNKITIISYLNFLKHKNMSQSTISRHLSSIKSFYQYLFMNKFIDKEPAYTLDAPKIEKKVPLTLSVEQVDKLLSHEFENSEKGLRDKAILEVLYATGLKVSELISLHIKDVNLNYGYIYCKSSKERFIPIGDSALNALQNYISVRRKIDQDEFLFLNLRGEPLTRQGCWKIIKEYTNIVNPGFDITPSILRKSFAKHMLENGADIRSVQEILGYKSFNQGDLISLISKSKIKEVYKRSHPRA; this is translated from the coding sequence ATGGGAAGCATTGTACAAGCTTTTATTGACTTTTTGAAAAATGAGAAAAAGCTAAGCGATAATACGGTTGAATCTTATAAAAGAGATATAACGCAGTTTATAGGGTACTTAAAGGAAAACAATATCGAATATTATGATGTTAATAAAATAACAATTATTAGCTATTTAAATTTTTTAAAACATAAAAATATGTCACAATCAACTATTTCTCGTCATTTATCATCCATAAAATCTTTTTATCAATACTTATTTATGAACAAGTTTATTGATAAAGAACCAGCGTATACTTTAGATGCACCAAAAATAGAGAAAAAGGTTCCTCTAACATTATCAGTGGAACAGGTTGACAAGCTTTTATCTCATGAATTTGAGAATAGTGAAAAAGGATTGAGAGATAAAGCGATATTGGAGGTCTTGTATGCAACCGGCCTCAAAGTGTCAGAGCTGATATCTCTGCATATAAAAGACGTCAATCTCAATTATGGTTATATTTATTGCAAAAGCTCAAAAGAAAGATTTATACCAATTGGGGATTCAGCTTTAAATGCGCTTCAAAACTACATCTCTGTAAGAAGAAAAATAGATCAGGATGAATTCCTGTTTTTAAATTTGAGAGGTGAACCGTTAACTCGCCAGGGATGTTGGAAAATCATTAAAGAATACACTAATATAGTAAATCCAGGATTTGACATAACACCAAGTATATTGAGAAAATCTTTTGCAAAGCACATGTTGGAAAATGGAGCTGATATAAGAAGTGTACAGGAAATTCTTGGATACAAATCTTTTAATCAAGGTGATTTGATTTCATTAATTTCAAAATCGAAAATAAAAGAAGTGTACAAAAGATCGCATCCAAGAGCTTAA
- the spoIIAA gene encoding anti-sigma F factor antagonist, whose translation MGIKFVEKNDTLIVKIKGELDHHTSDLFKDAINTEYQKGFKNIILDFEKLNFMDSSGIGMILGRYKMAKDNDGKLAIVGANSQLLKVIELSGILRIINCYDTIEEAIKNMQRGI comes from the coding sequence ATGGGAATAAAATTTGTAGAAAAAAATGACACCTTAATAGTAAAGATAAAAGGGGAATTGGATCATCATACATCGGATCTTTTTAAAGATGCTATAAATACGGAATACCAGAAAGGATTTAAAAATATTATTTTGGATTTTGAAAAATTGAATTTTATGGATAGTTCCGGCATTGGAATGATTCTTGGAAGGTATAAAATGGCTAAAGATAATGATGGTAAATTGGCAATTGTAGGTGCTAATTCTCAACTTTTAAAAGTCATTGAGTTGTCAGGAATTTTAAGGATAATAAATTGCTATGATACAATAGAAGAAGCCATTAAAAACATGCAAAGGGGGATATAA